In a genomic window of Amycolatopsis japonica:
- a CDS encoding LacI family DNA-binding transcriptional regulator, with protein MSPTIRDVAAAAGVSITTVSHVLSGQGRISEQTRQRVARAAAELGYQASVHAQQLVTRRSRTLAIQLANSVDASSACALVPNSDYFLEVLNGAAEAASKRSYGLLLAPTDADLDRLNAFAVDGAILVDPRGDEPFFASGWCRDRPLVTVGRPMAAPCPVPVVVDNDLVAAARLMLDHLADNGYERPAMITTDTRRSYAADLVAGYTGWMRDRGREPAVAEIDEPPTTEGTAEALGRLLDRRIGPDAVFTTSENLALGVLHEARRRRLAVPGELGICSAVDSGSLRLVSPQVTGMFVHPREVGGRAATALMDLVEGTASSVEPHRIEVPVRLNARESTARAHQVTGSSRTV; from the coding sequence GTGTCGCCGACCATCCGTGACGTCGCCGCCGCCGCGGGGGTCTCGATCACCACCGTGTCCCACGTGCTCAGCGGGCAGGGACGGATCTCCGAGCAGACCCGGCAGCGCGTCGCGCGGGCGGCGGCCGAGCTCGGCTATCAGGCGAGTGTGCACGCGCAGCAGCTGGTCACCCGGCGCAGCCGCACCCTCGCGATCCAGCTCGCGAACTCGGTCGACGCGAGCAGTGCCTGCGCGCTCGTGCCCAATTCGGATTACTTCCTCGAAGTCCTCAACGGAGCGGCCGAAGCCGCGTCGAAACGGTCGTACGGCTTGCTTTTGGCTCCGACGGACGCCGACCTCGACCGGCTGAACGCCTTCGCCGTCGACGGCGCGATCCTGGTGGATCCCCGCGGGGACGAGCCCTTCTTCGCGTCCGGCTGGTGCCGTGACCGCCCACTGGTGACCGTCGGACGGCCGATGGCGGCGCCGTGCCCGGTGCCGGTCGTCGTCGACAACGACCTGGTCGCGGCCGCCCGGCTGATGCTGGATCACTTGGCGGACAACGGTTACGAGCGGCCGGCGATGATCACCACCGACACCCGCCGGTCGTACGCGGCGGATCTGGTGGCGGGCTACACCGGCTGGATGCGGGACCGGGGGCGGGAGCCGGCGGTGGCCGAGATCGACGAGCCGCCGACCACCGAAGGAACGGCGGAGGCGTTGGGCAGGCTGCTCGACCGGCGGATCGGTCCGGACGCCGTCTTCACGACGTCGGAGAACCTCGCCCTCGGAGTGCTGCACGAGGCCCGCCGCCGACGGCTCGCGGTCCCCGGCGAGCTCGGGATCTGCAGCGCGGTCGACAGTGGTTCGCTCCGGCTCGTTTCGCCGCAGGTGACCGGGATGTTCGTGCATCCGCGTGAGGTGGGCGGCCGCGCGGCCACGGCGTTGATGGACCTCGTCGAGGGAACGGCGTCCAGCGTTGAGCCGCACCGGATCGAGGTTCCGGTGCGGCTCAACGCGCGGGAATCGACCGCTCGGGCTCACCAGGTGACGGGTAGCTCCCGCACGGTGTAG
- a CDS encoding alpha/beta fold hydrolase, translating into MSNQKPTIVLVHGAFADSSSWNGVVPKLREQGYRVLAASNPLRGIESDADYVADVVNGVDGPVVLAGHSYGGVVISRAATTAPNVKALVYIAAFQPEAGESVFELSGRFEGGKLGPDTTNVLASQGELSIKPENFSDVFAADVPTEIADVMAVTQRPVTERALGTPFDGEPAWKNLPSWALIAEQDHAIPAAAQAFMSDRAGSEVTRVDASHAVSVSRPDVVAEVILAAAAKVA; encoded by the coding sequence ATGAGCAACCAGAAGCCCACCATCGTCCTGGTCCACGGTGCTTTCGCCGACTCGTCCAGCTGGAACGGCGTCGTCCCGAAGCTGCGTGAGCAGGGCTATCGAGTGCTGGCGGCGTCGAACCCGCTGCGCGGGATCGAGTCCGACGCGGACTACGTCGCCGACGTCGTCAACGGTGTGGACGGCCCCGTGGTGCTGGCCGGGCACTCCTACGGCGGCGTCGTGATCAGCCGCGCGGCCACCACCGCGCCGAACGTCAAGGCGCTCGTCTACATCGCCGCCTTCCAGCCGGAGGCGGGGGAGAGCGTGTTCGAGCTGTCCGGCCGGTTCGAGGGCGGCAAGCTCGGCCCGGACACCACGAACGTCCTGGCTTCCCAGGGTGAGCTGTCGATCAAGCCCGAGAACTTCTCGGACGTGTTCGCGGCCGACGTCCCCACGGAGATCGCCGACGTCATGGCGGTCACCCAGCGTCCGGTCACCGAGCGCGCACTCGGCACCCCGTTCGACGGCGAGCCGGCGTGGAAGAACCTGCCGTCGTGGGCGCTGATCGCCGAGCAGGACCACGCGATCCCCGCCGCCGCGCAGGCGTTCATGTCCGACCGTGCCGGTTCGGAGGTCACCAGGGTCGACGCTTCGCACGCCGTCTCGGTCTCGCGGCCGGACGTCGTCGCGGAGGTCATCCTCGCGGCGGCCGCCAAGGTCGCCTGA
- a CDS encoding TetR/AcrR family transcriptional regulator yields MPTVDRDVHPKIRLLETASRLFYAEGIHAVGVERLVSEAAVTRATFYRHYPTKDDLVAAYLSTTSERIRAGVGAATQGKPAREALLAALGIIGDRTLDDDFRGCQFLNAAAEYPDPAHQVRQVIDDHRNWFFGVLRDLAREEGHADPDHAARTLVLLRDGALHGGNLDDPETVRATLARAVADVVD; encoded by the coding sequence ATGCCGACTGTCGACCGGGACGTACACCCGAAGATCCGGCTGCTCGAGACAGCGTCGCGGCTCTTCTACGCCGAGGGCATCCATGCCGTCGGCGTGGAGCGCCTGGTCTCCGAAGCGGCCGTGACCAGGGCGACGTTCTACCGCCACTACCCCACCAAGGACGACCTCGTCGCCGCCTACCTGAGCACCACGAGCGAACGGATCCGCGCGGGTGTCGGCGCGGCGACGCAAGGGAAGCCCGCCCGCGAAGCACTGCTCGCCGCACTGGGCATCATCGGCGACCGGACGCTCGACGACGACTTCCGCGGTTGCCAGTTCCTCAACGCCGCCGCCGAATATCCCGATCCCGCACATCAGGTGCGGCAGGTCATCGACGACCACCGGAACTGGTTCTTCGGCGTGCTCCGCGACCTGGCGCGCGAGGAGGGTCATGCCGACCCCGACCACGCCGCCCGCACCCTCGTCCTCCTCCGCGACGGCGCGCTTCACGGCGGGAACCTCGACGACCCCGAGACCGTGCGGGCCACCCTGGCGCGGGCCGTGGCCGACGTCGTGGACTGA
- a CDS encoding cytochrome P450 codes for MLRARSTRQQGEPVEDRRFPMARAEDRPFDPAPELTRRAEEDPVSRVKLWDGGTPWLITRYEDVRTVLADPRVSVDATCPAFPHTNAVSKARDTTMKTLMQMDAPEHTVQRRLLSPEFTIEKMAALRPRIQRIVDDLIDGMLDGPQPVDLVAAFALPVPTQVICELLGVPYADRGFFQGVAHTLVMDEPDPGKAVAASEDLNGYLEQLVVRKNAEPGEDLLSTLAVEQFRTGAMNPREIATLGQLLLVAGHDTTASMIALGTAVLLANPDQLDLVRDGDPARVAGAVEELLRYLSITHTEARRVAREDLEIGGRLVRAGEGIVAVKSTANRDPAAFPDPDSVDVRREARHHVAFGHGRHVCLGAPLARVELQVVYGTLFRRIPTLKSAIPLEELKFDENAVFYTVRELPVTW; via the coding sequence ATGCTGCGAGCGCGAAGTACTCGACAGCAAGGAGAACCCGTGGAAGACCGGCGATTTCCCATGGCGCGCGCGGAAGACCGCCCCTTCGACCCGGCACCGGAACTGACGCGACGGGCCGAAGAAGACCCGGTGTCGCGCGTCAAGCTCTGGGATGGCGGCACACCGTGGCTGATCACCCGATACGAGGACGTGCGGACGGTCTTGGCCGATCCCCGGGTCAGTGTCGACGCCACCTGTCCCGCCTTCCCGCACACCAACGCGGTGAGCAAGGCACGCGACACGACGATGAAGACGTTGATGCAGATGGACGCACCGGAACACACCGTCCAACGACGGCTGCTGAGCCCGGAATTCACGATCGAGAAGATGGCGGCCCTGCGGCCTCGGATCCAGCGGATCGTCGACGACCTCATCGACGGGATGCTCGACGGTCCCCAGCCGGTGGATCTGGTGGCGGCGTTCGCGTTGCCGGTCCCCACCCAGGTGATCTGCGAGCTGCTCGGCGTGCCCTACGCCGACCGCGGTTTCTTCCAGGGCGTGGCGCACACGCTCGTCATGGATGAGCCCGATCCAGGGAAGGCCGTGGCCGCCAGTGAGGATCTGAACGGCTACCTGGAACAGCTGGTGGTCCGCAAGAACGCCGAGCCCGGCGAGGACCTGCTCAGCACGCTGGCCGTCGAGCAGTTCAGGACCGGCGCGATGAACCCGCGCGAGATCGCCACCTTGGGCCAGCTCCTCCTGGTGGCCGGACACGACACCACCGCGAGCATGATCGCCTTGGGCACGGCCGTACTCCTGGCGAACCCGGATCAGCTCGACCTCGTCCGGGACGGCGATCCCGCGCGGGTGGCCGGCGCGGTGGAGGAACTCCTGCGCTACCTCTCCATCACCCACACCGAAGCGCGTCGCGTCGCGCGGGAGGATCTGGAGATCGGCGGCAGGCTCGTCCGCGCGGGCGAGGGCATCGTCGCGGTGAAGAGCACGGCCAACCGGGACCCGGCCGCCTTCCCGGATCCGGATTCCGTCGACGTGCGGCGCGAGGCCCGCCATCACGTCGCCTTCGGCCACGGCAGGCATGTGTGCCTCGGCGCGCCACTGGCCAGGGTGGAACTCCAGGTCGTCTACGGCACTCTCTTCCGCCGCATCCCGACGCTGAAATCAGCCATCCCGTTGGAAGAGCTGAAGTTCGACGAGAACGCGGTCTTCTACACCGTGCGGGAGCTACCCGTCACCTGGTGA
- a CDS encoding flavodoxin family protein, producing MKVLVLDSSPRREGNSWALAQALGKGAEEAGHTVDFARLSDFVESPLGDCRDCRLSDRSCGIGDGYERLLFDRVLPADAIVYATPLHWYGMTGRLKSFFDRLFCYTSGSSPHTADVVPGLMGKRAAVLISCEESYRGATLGLEAQFQELTRYLRQDLAGIVVGVGNSRGEVERDPARPLAAAEDLGRRLGDADVTDYRLDTHRPNRVWGPPVEA from the coding sequence GTGAAGGTCTTGGTGCTCGATTCGAGCCCGCGTCGTGAAGGCAACTCCTGGGCTCTCGCGCAGGCTTTGGGCAAAGGAGCGGAGGAAGCCGGGCACACGGTCGACTTCGCCCGGCTCTCCGATTTCGTCGAGTCGCCGCTGGGGGACTGCCGCGACTGCCGGCTGAGCGACCGGTCCTGCGGCATCGGGGACGGTTACGAGCGCCTGCTGTTCGATCGTGTGCTCCCGGCGGACGCGATCGTGTACGCGACACCGCTGCATTGGTACGGCATGACCGGACGGCTCAAATCCTTCTTCGACCGGCTTTTCTGTTACACCTCGGGCAGTTCGCCGCATACCGCCGACGTCGTGCCGGGGTTGATGGGCAAACGTGCCGCGGTACTGATCTCCTGCGAGGAGAGCTATCGCGGCGCGACACTCGGCCTCGAGGCCCAGTTCCAGGAACTCACCCGGTACCTGCGCCAGGACCTCGCCGGGATCGTGGTCGGCGTCGGCAACAGCCGGGGTGAGGTGGAGCGCGATCCCGCCCGGCCGTTGGCGGCGGCGGAGGACCTCGGTCGTAGGCTGGGCGACGCCGACGTCACCGACTATCGGCTGGACACCCACCGGCCGAACCGCGTCTGGGGACCGCCTGTGGAGGCCTGA
- a CDS encoding protein kinase domain-containing protein → MNRDAVIAGRYRLEREVGRGSMGVVWRARDERLDRTVALKQMLPDSSPDGAPFRSIVRAMREARVAARLKHPHAVTVYDVVEQDGTPFLVMEYLPSRPLTDLLADDGPLPAGRVAELGARIASALAAAHEDGILHRDVTPNNILITGDGNAKIADFGLSHATGEGTMTGGGLVVGTPAYLSPEVADGEEPGYPSDVFSLGSTLYTVLEGAPPFGTDANQIALLKRVARGEIVAPRTTGPLTDVLLRMLRRDPAERPDMAEAERMLTAVADGRPAILAGTKRLPAPARRSRLPLAVAGGVVVAGGVLTGILLFDGDPPDAVAPVAAPSPPAAKPVCEARYEIANRWPGGSEIRVSVRNAQDTRLTGWEVSWTMPPGTRIANLWNGSLAQDGDRVRVSEVDWNAVLPAGGTTTFGFIATTEDDGGDAPVAVCRSS, encoded by the coding sequence GTGAACCGGGATGCCGTCATTGCCGGACGTTACCGGCTGGAACGCGAGGTCGGCCGGGGCTCGATGGGCGTGGTGTGGCGGGCGCGGGACGAGCGGCTCGACCGCACGGTGGCGCTCAAACAGATGCTGCCGGACTCCTCGCCGGACGGCGCGCCGTTCCGGTCGATCGTGCGCGCGATGCGGGAGGCCAGGGTCGCCGCACGGCTCAAGCATCCGCACGCCGTCACCGTGTACGACGTCGTGGAACAGGACGGAACCCCGTTCCTGGTCATGGAATACCTGCCGTCGCGGCCGCTGACGGACCTCCTCGCGGACGACGGTCCGCTCCCCGCCGGACGGGTGGCGGAACTCGGCGCGCGGATCGCCTCGGCGCTGGCCGCCGCGCACGAGGACGGGATCCTGCACCGCGACGTCACGCCCAACAACATCCTGATCACCGGCGACGGGAACGCGAAGATCGCCGATTTCGGCCTGTCCCACGCCACCGGTGAAGGGACCATGACCGGCGGCGGGCTCGTCGTCGGCACTCCCGCGTACCTCTCGCCCGAGGTCGCCGATGGTGAGGAACCCGGCTATCCGTCGGACGTGTTCTCACTCGGCTCGACGCTCTACACCGTGCTGGAGGGCGCGCCGCCGTTCGGCACCGACGCCAACCAGATCGCGCTCCTCAAACGGGTCGCTCGCGGCGAGATCGTCGCTCCGCGCACCACCGGCCCGCTCACGGACGTCCTGCTGCGCATGCTCCGGCGCGATCCCGCGGAGCGGCCGGACATGGCCGAGGCCGAACGGATGCTCACCGCCGTCGCCGACGGCCGTCCGGCGATCCTGGCCGGCACCAAACGGCTTCCCGCGCCCGCCCGCCGGTCGCGTTTGCCGCTCGCCGTCGCGGGCGGTGTCGTGGTGGCGGGTGGCGTCCTGACGGGGATCCTGCTGTTCGACGGTGACCCACCCGACGCCGTCGCCCCGGTGGCGGCGCCGTCCCCGCCGGCCGCGAAACCGGTGTGCGAAGCGCGTTACGAGATCGCCAACCGCTGGCCCGGCGGCTCGGAGATCCGCGTGTCGGTGCGCAACGCCCAGGACACCCGGCTCACCGGCTGGGAGGTCAGCTGGACAATGCCACCCGGAACCCGCATCGCCAATCTGTGGAACGGTTCCCTGGCGCAGGACGGCGACCGCGTGCGAGTGTCCGAAGTGGACTGGAACGCGGTACTGCCCGCCGGCGGGACGACCACGTTCGGCTTCATCGCGACCACCGAGGACGACGGCGGGGACGCCCCGGTCGCGGTGTGCCGGAGTTCCTGA